The Tessaracoccus aquimaris sequence CAAGCACGTTGATCACGACGCCGATGATGACGTGCTCGACCAGGTAGCGCAGCGTGAACAGCGCGAGCACGCCCGCCATCATGAGGCCAGCGAGCGAGGCGCCGATCAGGGCGGCGAAGGTGCTCTTGGTCAGCGAGAAGGTCAGCGCCGCCGCGAAGGCTGCGGTGAGGAACATGCCCTCGATGGCGATGTTGACCACGCCAGCACGCTCGGCAAGGACGCCCGCCAGCACGCCGAACACCAGGGGCGTTGCGTACTCGAGGGTGAGCTGCAACTGCATCGACAGCGTGAACGGGCTCTCCGAGCTGGCACCGGCCCACACGATGAAGCCGACGAGGATGCCGACGCCCGCGACGACGGCGGCGACGGTCCGCAGGTTCTTGCTGAGCCGCCCGCTGAGGTAGCCGACGCCCGCGGCGATCACCAGCACCGCGCAGCCGAGCACCGTCGCGGTGCCAGGCAGTTGCAGCGTCGGCAACTGCACGTCGTCGAGCAGGTTGGACAGCGCGATGGCGGCGTCCTTGTGGACGGTGAATGCCATGATCAGCAGCGCGATGCCCAGCACGGTGACGAGCGCGCCCGTCGAGATGCGCTGGTTGCGGGCCTGCGGGGACTCGACCCTGCGCACCTCTGGCAGGTCGACGGAGGTCGTTTCGGTGCTCATGCTTCGGCCACCTTCGCGGACGGGACGTTCTCGTTGCGGACCTTGCGTTCCTTGAGGAACGGCAGCAGCCAGGCCACGAAGGCCGGCGCGGCGACGAACAGCACGATGAGCGCCTGGATCAGGTCGGTCAGTTTGTCTGGGGTGTCGGCCATCGTGATCATGGTGCGTCGCGACGCTTTGAGTGCGCCGAACAGCAGACCGGCGAAGATCACCCCGATGGGCTTGGAACGACCGAGCAGCGCGACGGTGATCGCGTCGAAGCCGAGCGTTCCGATCACGTTGTCTGTCATCTGGGGCGGGAAGCCGGTGAGCCGCTCGGGAGCGGTCACCATCATGACGCCCGCCAGTCCGCCGAGGGATCCGGCGATGGCCATGGTCATCATCGTCACGTTCGGCACGCTTGCGCCTGCGGTGGCTGCGGCATTCGGGTTCAGGCCGATGGCCTTGAGGTGCACGCCGAACTTGGTGCGCTCGAGAACCCACCACACGACGACCGCCGCGGCGATCGCGATGAAGAAGCCGAGGTGCAGTCGGGTGCCGTCGAGCCTTGGCATCGTCGCGGTCCACTCGAGGACGGGAGAGATCGGGTCCGAGCGACCCGGGTCCTTCATCCACGTCTGCTTCATCAGGTAGGCGAGCAGGTTCACCGCGATGTAGTTCATCATGATGGTGAGGATGACCTCGTGGGCGCCGGTGCGTGCCTTCAGCACGCCGACGATGCCACCCCACACGGCGCCTGCCAGCATGCCGATGATGATGACGAGCGGGAGGTGGATGAAGATCGGCAACCCCGTGAAGGTGAAGCCGGCGTAGGCGGCGGTCATGGCGCCGACCATCGACTGGCCCTGCGCGCCGATGTTGAACAGGCCGGCGCGGAACGCGATCGCGACGGCGAGGCCGGCGCAGATCAGCGGGGCAGCGGCGGCCGTGGTGTCGGTGATCGCGACCCAGGAGCCCATCGAGCCGACCCACATCGCGTAGAACGTCGACGAGATCTTCTCCCAGGAGGCGCCGAGCGCGTCACCAGGGCGGGAGAAGAAGTAGGCCCACTTGGAGGCGACCTCGGCGTCGGCGAAGACCATCACGATGGCGCCGAGCGCGAAGGCGAGGACAAGCGCAGCGACCGTGATGATGGCCGACTGGATCCATGCCGGCCGCGGTGCGGAGACCTTCTCACTCATTGCTGTGGACCTCCTGGACCGTAGCGACTGCATCTTCATGGTCGATGCCTGCCATCATCAGGCCAAGCACATCGCGTGGCGTGTCGGGGGCGACGAGTCCGACGATCTTGCCGCGGTACATCACGGCGATCCGGTCGGCGAGGGACTCGACCTCCTCCAGTTCCGTGGAGATGATCAGGACGGCGGTGCCCTGGTCGCGCTCCCGCACGATCCGGCTGTGCAGGAACTCGATGGCGCCGACGTCGACGCCCCGGGTCGGCTGGCTGGCAAGCAGCAGCGACAGCGGGCGTGACAGCTCGCGGGCGAGCACCACCTTCTGCTGGTTGCCGCCCGACAGCGCGCGGACGGGCTGCGTGTAGGAGGTGCAGCGGATGTCGAACTCGGTGACCCGCTCCTCCGCGTTAGCGGCGATGGCCTTGAGGTTCAGGGCGCCGAGCCGCGAGTACTGGTCGAGGTTGTCGAGGACCAGGTTCTCCGCGATGGAGAACTCGCCGACGAACCCGTCGCGATGCCTGTCCTCTGGGACGAACCCCAGGCCCGCCTTGAGCGTCCTGGCGGGCTTGGCGCGGGTGATGTCGACGCCGTCGAGGTCGATGGTGCCCTTGAGCGGAACCATGGTGCCGAGGATGGTCTCGGCCAGTTCGGTCTGCCCGTTGCCCTGAACGCCCGCGATACAGACGATCTCGCCGGCGCGGACGGTGAGGCTCAGGTCGTCGACGGCGACGGCGCCGGACGGATCGGCGACGGTCAGGTTCTCGATGACGAGTCGCTCGGCTCCGGGCTCCGAGACGTCCTTTGTCACCTGGAGCGACACGTTGCGGCCGACCATCATGGAGGCCAACTCCGCCTCGGGCGCTGAGGGATCGGCCTCGCCGACCACCTTGCCGCGGCGGATCACCGTGATGTCGTCCGCGACGGCGCGGACCTCGCGGAGCTTGTGGGTGATGAACACGATCGCCTTGCCCTCGTCGCGCAGGGACTGCATGACGACCATCAGTTCGTCGATCTCCTGCGGCGTCAGGACGGCGGTCGGCTCGTCGAAGATGAGGTAGGTGGCGCCCTTGGCGAGCGCCTTGAGGATCTCGACCCGCTGCTGGATGCCGACGGGAAGGTCCTCGACCAGTGCGTCGGGGTCGACGTCGAGCCGGTAGCGGTCGCTGAGCTCGCGCACCAGTTTGCGCGCCGAGTTCAGGTCAAGCATGCCGCCGGAGCCGGGCTCGTTGCCGAGCACCATGTTCTCGGCGACGGTGAACACGGGAATCAGCATGAAGTGCTGGTGGACCATGCCGATGCCTGCCGCCATGGCCTGCTTCGGGTTGGTCAGATGGAGCGGCTCGTCGCCGAGCCGGATCTCGCCCTCGTCAGGCTCGAGAAGCCCGAACACGATGTTCATGAGGGTCGACTTGCCCGCACCGTTCTCACCCAGCAGGCAGTGGATTCTGCCGGGCACCACATCGATGGTGATGGAGTCGTTGGCGGTCAGAGACCCGAATCTTTTCGTGATGCCGTTGAGGGAAAGCACGGGGGCCCTGCCCTCGGTCGCGATCACTTCTTGTGTCTCGGTCACGTCGAAACATCCTCCTTCGCCGACGGTGGCGTGGGGTTAGCGTAGCGGTTTGGAACCTGCCCGCGTGTGTAGGGGCAGAAGGGAGGAGGGGCGCTTTGCAGCGCCCCTCCCCCTAGCGATCAGCCGTGGTCAGCTCACTTGGGCTGGCTCGGGGACTTGATCGTGATCTTGCCGCTGATGATGTCGGCCTTGACCTGGTCCAGCTCAGCCTGCAGGCCCTCGGGCAGCTTGTCGGCGAAGTCGTGGAAGTCCGCGAGCGAGACGCCGTCGTTCTCCAGGGTTCCGACGTACGCGTCGGAGCTGAACTTGCCGTCCTTGGCCGCCGTGATCGCCTCGAACACGGCAACGTCCATGGCCTTCTCGACCGAGGTGACGATCTGCGGGCCGTACTCGGGAGCCGAGACGAAGCCGTCGGTGTCGACCCAGATGGCGTTGACCTTGCCACCGGACTCCTGGGCCGCCTGCAGCGCGCCGATGCCGGCGGGGCCGGCGACAGGCATGATGATGTCGGCGCCCTGGGCGATCAGGGTGTTGGCGGTGTTCTTGCCACCGGGGATGTCACCGAAGGGGTTCTGGCCGCCGATGAACTGGCCGTCCTGCTTGGCCTCGTCCCAGCCGAGGACCTTGACGCTGGTGCCCTTGGCCTCGTTGTGGTAGGCGACGCCCTCGGCGAAGCCGTCCATGAAGATGGAGACGGTCGGGTAGTTGGCGCCACCGAAGGTGCCGACGGTGCCGGTCTTGCTCATGGCGGCGGCGGTGTAGCCGGCCAGGAACGCGGGCTGGGCGGTGTTGAAGATCAGGCCCTTGGCGTTGGTGACGCCCTCGAAGGAGGAGTTGTCGACGATCGCGAAGTTCACATCGGGGTGCTGCTTGGCGGCGGCCTCGGTGGCGCTGGCAAGGGCGAAGCCGACGGTGACGATGATGTTGCACTTGGCGTCGATCATCGACTGCACGTTGCCCGCGTACTCGGACTCGGCGTTGGATTCGATTTCCTTGGTCTGGATGCCGAGCTTGTCCTTGGCGTCCATCAGGCCCTTGTAGGCCGTCTCGTTGAAGGACTTGTCGTCGAAGCCACCGGCGTCGGAGACCATGCAGGCGAGGAAGTTGGCGGCGTCGCCACCACCGTCGGTGGCTGCGGGCGACGAGGTGTCGGCGGGGGTGCTCGCCTTGTCGGTGGGAGCGGGAGAGCCTTCGGACGGCGGCGCGGCGCAGCCGGCGAGGGCGAGGGCAGAGGCGCCGGCGATGGCCAGGGCGCTCA is a genomic window containing:
- a CDS encoding ABC transporter permease, translating into MSTETTSVDLPEVRRVESPQARNQRISTGALVTVLGIALLIMAFTVHKDAAIALSNLLDDVQLPTLQLPGTATVLGCAVLVIAAGVGYLSGRLSKNLRTVAAVVAGVGILVGFIVWAGASSESPFTLSMQLQLTLEYATPLVFGVLAGVLAERAGVVNIAIEGMFLTAAFAAALTFSLTKSTFAALIGASLAGLMMAGVLALFTLRYLVEHVIIGVVINVLAAGLTGYIYQQLVAKDQATYNSVKAMQPIKIPVLSDIPFFGPLLFQQRLLTYLAFISIFIVWFLLFRTKWGLRVRAVGEHPHAADTVGINVIWTKASAVLLGGVFAGLGGAYFTLGSVGAYQDNNPTAGNGFIALAAVIMGRWHPLLGAATALFFGFARALAQTTKGMALPIPSDFIEMLPYLATIVAVAGLVGRVRAPAADGAHFVKSH
- a CDS encoding ABC transporter permease, with the protein product MSEKVSAPRPAWIQSAIITVAALVLAFALGAIVMVFADAEVASKWAYFFSRPGDALGASWEKISSTFYAMWVGSMGSWVAITDTTAAAAPLICAGLAVAIAFRAGLFNIGAQGQSMVGAMTAAYAGFTFTGLPIFIHLPLVIIIGMLAGAVWGGIVGVLKARTGAHEVILTIMMNYIAVNLLAYLMKQTWMKDPGRSDPISPVLEWTATMPRLDGTRLHLGFFIAIAAAVVVWWVLERTKFGVHLKAIGLNPNAAATAGASVPNVTMMTMAIAGSLGGLAGVMMVTAPERLTGFPPQMTDNVIGTLGFDAITVALLGRSKPIGVIFAGLLFGALKASRRTMITMADTPDKLTDLIQALIVLFVAAPAFVAWLLPFLKERKVRNENVPSAKVAEA
- a CDS encoding ABC transporter ATP-binding protein; its protein translation is MTETQEVIATEGRAPVLSLNGITKRFGSLTANDSITIDVVPGRIHCLLGENGAGKSTLMNIVFGLLEPDEGEIRLGDEPLHLTNPKQAMAAGIGMVHQHFMLIPVFTVAENMVLGNEPGSGGMLDLNSARKLVRELSDRYRLDVDPDALVEDLPVGIQQRVEILKALAKGATYLIFDEPTAVLTPQEIDELMVVMQSLRDEGKAIVFITHKLREVRAVADDITVIRRGKVVGEADPSAPEAELASMMVGRNVSLQVTKDVSEPGAERLVIENLTVADPSGAVAVDDLSLTVRAGEIVCIAGVQGNGQTELAETILGTMVPLKGTIDLDGVDITRAKPARTLKAGLGFVPEDRHRDGFVGEFSIAENLVLDNLDQYSRLGALNLKAIAANAEERVTEFDIRCTSYTQPVRALSGGNQQKVVLARELSRPLSLLLASQPTRGVDVGAIEFLHSRIVRERDQGTAVLIISTELEEVESLADRIAVMYRGKIVGLVAPDTPRDVLGLMMAGIDHEDAVATVQEVHSNE
- a CDS encoding BMP family lipoprotein, whose amino-acid sequence is MKKSLLSALAIAGASALALAGCAAPPSEGSPAPTDKASTPADTSSPAATDGGGDAANFLACMVSDAGGFDDKSFNETAYKGLMDAKDKLGIQTKEIESNAESEYAGNVQSMIDAKCNIIVTVGFALASATEAAAKQHPDVNFAIVDNSSFEGVTNAKGLIFNTAQPAFLAGYTAAAMSKTGTVGTFGGANYPTVSIFMDGFAEGVAYHNEAKGTSVKVLGWDEAKQDGQFIGGQNPFGDIPGGKNTANTLIAQGADIIMPVAGPAGIGALQAAQESGGKVNAIWVDTDGFVSAPEYGPQIVTSVEKAMDVAVFEAITAAKDGKFSSDAYVGTLENDGVSLADFHDFADKLPEGLQAELDQVKADIISGKITIKSPSQPK